A genomic region of Arachis stenosperma cultivar V10309 chromosome 9, arast.V10309.gnm1.PFL2, whole genome shotgun sequence contains the following coding sequences:
- the LOC130950595 gene encoding uncharacterized protein LOC130950595 — protein sequence MASAWLHLRPPLSKLSQQRAHQITSLTSLKFTTSTKTNFITKPLSVRFALTQSDSSNSKSIEPDPSALLQHIADSFDLPSDYFAQLPRDLRLDLNDAAFDLSKGPVLDECGQELGEILLNITRAWERGDTSASCSLLTKLPSMEENLTGSAKSALGKRLVSAGRRFQSMGQYGQGEPQKIAKAMITAGKALSAISTSARIDEQPKEAARMLKFGELQLEITPDNANIGAVIGVVFGILSFEIANGIENIPESSLQYANDNALLLAKSLRGALLALFYCSTVLSAFTTVGLVLLGIQLRSKKD from the exons ATGGCTTCAGCTTGGCTTCATCTCCGTCCTCCTCTCTCTAAATTGTCTCAGCAGAGAGCACACCAAATTACTTCCCTGACCTCACTCAAATTCACCACTTCCACCAAAACCAACTTCATCACGAAACCTCTCTCAGTGCGCTTCGCCTTAACCCAGTCTGACTCCTCCAATTCCAAATCCATCGAACCTGATCCCTCCGCGCTTCTCCAACATATTGCC GACAGTTTTGATCTTCCTTCTGATTACTTCGCTCAGCTTCCCCGGGATCTTCGTTTGGAT CTGAACGACGCCGCATTCGATCTATCAAAGGGACCAGTCTTGGACGAG TGTGGGCAAGAGTTGGGGGAAATACTGCTAAACATCACCCGGGCATGGGAACGTGGCGACACGTCAGCTTCCTGCTCTTTATTGACCAAGCTTCCTTCTATGGAGGAGAATTTGACAGGCAGTGCCAAATCAG CACTTGGCAAGCGGTTGGTATCTGCTGGAAGAAGGTTCCAGTCAATGGGTCAGTATGGCCAAGGTGAGCCACAAAAG ATTGCAAAAGCAATGATCACAGCTGGGAAAGCTCTATCAGCTATTTCAACTTCTGCAAGAATAGATGAACAACCGAAAGAAGCAGCCAGGATGCTGAAG TTCGGAGAATTGCAGCTTGAAATAACACCAGACAACGCTAATATCGGTGCGGTAATTGGAGTTGTTTTTGG GATCCTTTCATTTGAAATAGCTAATGGAATTGAAAACATTCCAGAGAGTTCCTTGCAGTACGCAAATGACAATGCACTGCTGCTCGCTAAG TCTTTAAGGGGAGCCTTGCTTGCTCTATTCTACTGTTCCACGGTCCTGTCTGCATTCACAACAGTTGGGCTTGTTCTACTTGGGATACAACTAAGATCAAAGAAAGATTGA